AGTTGGAGATATCTAAAAGGTCTGTGGACTCCTTCAAAGGGGTGATTTCATCTATGCTCTGCTGGATCACTAGTTTGGGACTGCAGTGGGCCAAGAAATCATCATTAATATCATCCTCGCCGTCCTTTTCACAAGACTTTAAACTTAAAGAACTGTAATTGCTAGAACTAACTGACAATGAACCCACTGAATCAAAACTAATGAGCCTGCCATCGTCCGTACTCAGTGTGCCTCGCTGGAAATGGAAGCGCCCCTCTCCATTATTGAAGTGACATGACTGATAAGAATCATCAGACTGCACTTGTTGGCTCTCCGGCATGTAATTTTTTTGGTATAGCAATTTGCTGCTATTCAGATTGACTTGAGTGTATCCAGAGGTGGGGAGGCCATCTGCAGCCGTGCcgctgccaccactgccaccaaacTCGCTCGGCAGTCCGGCTGCGTCCTGCATGTCACCGGGGAAGTCCTGGCAGTTGCTGCCAGTGGCTTTGCTGACTGACCACATGCTAccgaagctgctctgctccatctcCAAGTGTCCTGGTGACTGTTGCAGCTCCGATtcagagggtggggagaggacgCAGCTCTGTGccggctgcagagctgggaagggcttTTCTGCTGGGACGATGCTGGGGAgcgagtgctgctgctgctgctgctcagaggaaTGCTGGGTGAAATATGAGATACCGGTGTTGCTCGACAAATCAGAGGCATCTAATAACGTCTGCAAATACCCTCCAGGGATCAGGGGTACATTGGTGGTGATATTAGCAGATGGCAGAGGCTTCTCTGAAGAGGAGGTGGATGGTAGGAAAGGAGAATTTTTAGCAACCTTATCCTCGTGGCACTCCGGGAGATGGGAGCTGTCTGAAGCACAGGGAATGTTTTCATCCTTCAGACATGCTGCAGAGTCCTGGTTTTCCAGTGCTGGGGAGCCCTCCGCTGTACTGGTAGCAGCTTTGATCTTCTTGCACTTCAACCTGGCTTCACTTTTGAATTTGATTCTGCGGAGTACTTTCCTCTCCGTCCCCTTGTGCTCCCGGTCCTGCGGTTTGCATTTCACGGCGGCAATGCCCGCGATGTCATGGACGTGTAGTCCGTTGGCACAGCTGGGGGTAGCGATGGCCAATGCTGGCAGCCCTTTCAGGCCTGTGtcctctttgctgctgcaaggctgcttgTGATCTGAGGAGCAAGAGCCCAGCTTGTTCACTGACTGCTCGATGGCTTTAATTCTTTGAATCCGGTGCCTGTTTGCTAGCTTGCATTTTCGCTTCCGTGGGTGAGGGAGGAATGAAGCATCTGAGCCGTTAAGATAGAAATTTTGCTTGTGGTAGAGAGATGATCTGAGCAAATTCAGccggctctgctgcctctcttgcCAGAAGCCCTTCAGTGGGGCCAGCTTCTTGTAtttgctgagcagctcttcGTTTAGGGTAACAGTTGTCTCGTTGGCATCCACTTTGCTGAGCTTCACCAGCATATGCTTCTCCCCTTTAAACCTGTTAATGATGATGTACTTGATGATAACAGGGGGCTCCTTGCGAGAGACTTTTCGCCGTTTCTTGGGGCACCACTCATCATCATCTTCTTCCTTGGGCCCATCCGGGagccattccttcttgtccaCAATCTTCTCATTCTCGATGGAGTCCACATCGTACAGGTAGTCGTCGCTGTATCGCACTTTCCTCTTGGCCCGCAACCCATAGTTCTGCTGAATGAAGGAGCCAGAGTGGTCCCGGGACAGGTACCGGCTGCAGTCCTTGATATCCCGCAGCACGTCATAGGAGGACTCCGTGCAAGTGCTGTCGTCACTGAACTCCCCAGAGTCTTCCGTGGAATTCACCGAGTCCAAGAAGTGGCTCCTCTTGGAGCCGACATACTGCACCACCTCTGTGCTGTTCAAAGATTTATTTAAGgcagctttctcctcctcctcgccgTATTCTTCCTCAccgtcctcctcctccccccagaTGATGCCTTCCTCAGATTTGAATTGAGAAGGGTCAGTGGCACCACTGGGCCCCCTCTTCAGAGTGCTCCTGCTGTCCCTTTTGGTGCAGTTGCTGAACACACTGGGGAAGAAGTTGAACTGGGCATCTTCTTGTAGGGTGGTGGTCTTCTCCCGCACGTTGTCCTGGAAAGATTCGTATCTGATCTTTAGGGAGCAGACATCGCTTCCCAAGGTGGAGTCATCGTCATCGAACATGTAATTATCCACGTCTTCCTCAGAAAACAGATTCACAGAAAGCTCATTTTTGGAGCAGAGGTCAAGCAGCTCAATTTTACTTTCACTAATGAAAGATTCAAAATAGCCCCATTCCTGGTTGGGATTCGTTAGTAAAGGTTCCTCACCGTTGCATTTGTCTAATAGTAATCCCTCGTAATAATTTTTCTGAGTGGGGTCCTCTGAATCACTGTCAGATTTCTCTGCATCTCTTTTGTCCGCTGCCCTCGATTTATGCATAGGGAAGCTTAAAAGCTGGTCTGAAAGCAGTTGATCCCCATATCTCATGGTTTCTCCTGTGCTCATGCAGTGAATCCCTATATCAGAGACCGAACAGGTGTCATAATCCCTATTTATATCCCCCACTTTCAAGCTGATTCCCGGCTCTGCATCAATGCCATCCTTTGATTCAATAAAGCAGCCCAGACAGGTCCGGCTCGGCTGCATCAAGCAGTCACCCGTCAACGCCGACATGCCTCCGGGCTCCATCATGGTGAAAGGAGCCTTCTCGCAGTCGCCCGGCAGCGACCAGGAGCTCATGCCCTTTGTCACGCAGGACGTGAGGGAGATGGCGTGGGCAGAGGAGTCATCCGAGGTGTGCTCGGGGACATCCGTCAGCCTCAGAGGCGATGGGGGGCTCAGCAGGCAGGGCTTCTTGGAAGTCAGTTGAGGCAGGGTGCGGTGGCACACGTGGTTCTCCTTCGGAGCTGTCGTCAAGGCTGAGAACGGGACCGCGGCCTCGGCGGCGGTGCAAGGCCTCTCATCGCCGTCCAGGGCGTGTGAGTCTGGGTGAGGGGcggggagaagggaggcagacaaGAGAGAAGAATAGAGAGAGTTTACTACACTGGCAGTGATGCTCTGCCTTGACAACCTGCACCCCTTCTCCCTAGGGTTTGGTGAGGACATTTCCCGACTGCTCTTTCAGGAGGTAGCAGACAGCACAGTCTTTCCCTTCTGCATCTAATTCACAGCATCatgaaatggtttaggttggaaagggctcttcaaagctcatctcctccaacactcctgcagtcatcagggacatctgcgactagaacaggttgctcagagccacaacaaacctgacctggaatggctccaggggtggggcatcTACCagctttctgggcaacctggaccaAGGTCTCACCTTCCTCAGTGTAACAATTTTCAACCTTCTATTTAGTCCAAATCTCCCTCTTTAACTTTAAACCCATcaccccccttgttctgccaaGGGAAGATGATagtccccagctttcctgtagaccTCTTTGATGGAAGGGAGAGCAGCCAGCTGGAACAGTTCCAAGAGTAAAtttaaaaccccaaacccatcccttctttgctgctcacagacaCACCGTTACCTGGATACTGCCTTTCAAATCTGACAAggctattaaaaaacaaaacaagcctcATACAAACGTTCCCATTAACACTAAAAAAATTAATGGAAAAACAAGATTCTTCAAGAAACAAAGCAACCCTCGCTGTGGGGTCTGCAGCTTACATGTACCTGACCCTGCGTTTCTGCCTGAGAATCCAAATGTTATGGCTATCCtaggtgagaccacacctgcagtgctgtgtccagttctggtgtcctcaacacaagaaatACACTGAACtgttgcagcaggtccagaggaggccacaaagatgatcaaatggctggagcacctcccctgtggggacaggctgagagagttggggctgttcagcatggagaagagaaggctccacagaCGCCATAGAGAGGCCTTTCTGtacctgagcagtgctaaagGTGAGCtagaaagggactttttacaagggcttgttgtgataggatgaggtaGAATGGATCAAAGCTGAAAGAGGCaagatttagactgaatattaaaaaggaatttttcacagcaagggtggtgagacactggaacaggttgctatgggaggctgtggatggccaggctggacaaggtcttgagcaacctgctctagtgcaaggtgtccctgcccatggcagggggtcagaactaaatgatcttcagggtcccttccaacccaaaccattctatgactctatgactcttaCAAACTCAGGAACCTTTTTGTCACTGACCATGCCAAGGGAACACAGGAAGCAACACAGAATTTAAAGCAATTATTGGTGGAATTATGGTGGGGTTTGCCATTCTTCCCAGTCCCCTACAAACTGCCTTGTTCATGATGTAATGTAGGGTTTTCAGCTTAAGGACTTTGTATTTTTTACCTCGTCTCGCTCTTTTATGGCAGAAGAAAGTTCTGAATATACTTTTATCTGACTTCTGCCTCAACAGACAATACAGCCCTTGAAATTTAAATCTGGTGTCTTTTCATCCACCAACATGCTCTGATATCTCTGTGTTAATAAAAATACACCAATGTCTGCATTCACACCAGCCCAGACCTCTGCCGACTCAGAGCTGAGCCCCGGGCTTCTGTAGCTGCTTACGTAGTACTCTTTGGTGGCTCCACTGAAGGTtggaggaaggagagcagaagcagTGCAGACTTTCCCAGGAGGAACAAGTGTTTTGAAATGCAAGTGGAACAAGAAATGGAGCATCCAAAGGGATCTGGCACCTATATGGCTCCTGTGACCCTCTGCAACAAGTTGGGTATTTTTCAAAGCAAGTTTCCTCCTGCATagaatggtgagggttggaagggacctctggagatcatccagtccaatcctcctgctaaagcagggtcacccacagcagtttgtccaggatcacaatgtccaggtgggtttggaatctatccagagaaggaaactccataacctttctggacagcctgctccagggctctggcacccccaCAGCAAAGCTTCTCTGCATGTCcatatggaacctcctgggttccagtttgtgcatggtgcctcttgtcctgtcactgggcaccactgggaagactgaccccatcctcttgaccccaCCCTTTGGATCTCCtatcaggctgctcttttccaggctaaacagcccccaggtctctcagcctttcctcctcacagagatgctccaggccactcagcacctctcttgaattaaggactccagagctgaccccagcactgcaggtggagtctcagcagagcagagctgaggagaggggcaggatcccctcccttcactttctgcccacactgctggagatgagcccaagacagggctggctctgggctggagtgCATGGTGCCAGCTCACGTGCAGCTTTTCAAaccccagcagccccaagcccttctccacagtgcttctctccagcccttcatccCCAGTATGGACTTAGACCAGGGACTatcctgacccagatgcaggacttgcacttggccttgttgaaccccaTGAGATTCACATGAACCCACTTCCCTCAAAAAAGGGTTAAAAACCTAAATAAAATCTGATTTTTGAGTCCCTCCCATGAGTTTTTATATCAGAAATGCAGAGGTggtatctttttttcctttaagcaCCAAAACAAATTAACCAGTGCTGTTccatttcagaaggaaaagaaaagaaaa
This genomic window from Pogoniulus pusillus isolate bPogPus1 chromosome 19, bPogPus1.pri, whole genome shotgun sequence contains:
- the NEXMIF gene encoding neurite extension and migration factor isoform X3; translation: MDDQQEQDCASEDQETILINGVKENGISATWSSRVNGHLLHRCHSSSESTPSKVLPRIAFAHAYAWLEMFTNSHALDGDERPCTAAEAAVPFSALTTAPKENHVCHRTLPQLTSKKPCLLSPPSPLRLTDVPEHTSDDSSAHAISLTSCVTKGMSSWSLPGDCEKAPFTMMEPGGMSALTGDCLMQPSRTCLGCFIESKDGIDAEPGISLKVGDINRDYDTCSVSDIGIHCMSTGETMRYGDQLLSDQLLSFPMHKSRAADKRDAEKSDSDSEDPTQKNYYEGLLLDKCNGEEPLLTNPNQEWGYFESFISESKIELLDLCSKNELSVNLFSEEDVDNYMFDDDDSTLGSDVCSLKIRYESFQDNVREKTTTLQEDAQFNFFPSVFSNCTKRDSRSTLKRGPSGATDPSQFKSEEGIIWGEEEDGEEEYGEEEEKAALNKSLNSTEVVQYVGSKRSHFLDSVNSTEDSGEFSDDSTCTESSYDVLRDIKDCSRYLSRDHSGSFIQQNYGLRAKRKVRYSDDYLYDVDSIENEKIVDKKEWLPDGPKEEDDDEWCPKKRRKVSRKEPPVIIKYIIINRFKGEKHMLVKLSKVDANETTVTLNEELLSKYKKLAPLKGFWQERQQSRLNLLRSSLYHKQNFYLNGSDASFLPHPRKRKCKLANRHRIQRIKAIEQSVNKLGSCSSDHKQPCSSKEDTGLKGLPALAIATPSCANGLHVHDIAGIAAVKCKPQDREHKGTERKVLRRIKFKSEARLKCKKIKAATSTAEGSPALENQDSAACLKDENIPCASDSSHLPECHEDKVAKNSPFLPSTSSSEKPLPSANITTNVPLIPGGYLQTLLDASDLSSNTGISYFTQHSSEQQQQQHSLPSIVPAEKPFPALQPAQSCVLSPPSESELQQSPGHLEMEQSSFGSMWSVSKATGSNCQDFPGDMQDAAGLPSEFGGSGGSGTAADGLPTSGYTQVNLNSSKLLYQKNYMPESQQVQSDDSYQSCHFNNGEGRFHFQRGTLSTDDGRLISFDSVGSLSVSSSNYSSLSLKSCEKDGEDDINDDFLAHCSPKLVIQQSIDEITPLKESTDLLDISNFTPDKFRQSSLSEMSPPDTPNLSPQIAGSDAKPLGTMKGFQESPQAALNNSEKVKWNCGVLQSEDQADNGFALNNHQFQFHMFNDEDSVSLLEKSPCLSTFNEPSGQISTNSKVSKSKRKSSSSKNVGTNQSSSQKATRKKSPKTNKGADKPQGKNSRQAPKSTRKGKNAAGVNGEKAPAIGGRVVNQLSNMATSTKGLAESTQHCSPAGVKLGKHNGLSGEWALGKEGGTGWSEPSLGNATSLLDDDQREFEEPSNILSNIASGMADVQRFMMASIEPLWGPVGHNSVPDIFRSPESNSLKLKTLKILAGTSQESKKKANGSSPAAAKNHKSNNKGSSKNSKGAACDPARPNCSAGYTTDLPAPFFDKNFSNLSTLGNNGPTHKKLYRHKSSSKSLRDENCKLKRTDREQPHKDPPVTAAFEKLR
- the NEXMIF gene encoding neurite extension and migration factor isoform X2, with amino-acid sequence MCVCTCMCMCVCQFASTQSCFCSQAPCPAGTTRGGRSLQNHIPGFPMESLLESSSKLCIANKSTVQLRSSTDPCCTLAVSSNSFVLLARCSGAWSEQKEVKLMDDQQEQDCASEDQETILINGVKENDSHALDGDERPCTAAEAAVPFSALTTAPKENHVCHRTLPQLTSKKPCLLSPPSPLRLTDVPEHTSDDSSAHAISLTSCVTKGMSSWSLPGDCEKAPFTMMEPGGMSALTGDCLMQPSRTCLGCFIESKDGIDAEPGISLKVGDINRDYDTCSVSDIGIHCMSTGETMRYGDQLLSDQLLSFPMHKSRAADKRDAEKSDSDSEDPTQKNYYEGLLLDKCNGEEPLLTNPNQEWGYFESFISESKIELLDLCSKNELSVNLFSEEDVDNYMFDDDDSTLGSDVCSLKIRYESFQDNVREKTTTLQEDAQFNFFPSVFSNCTKRDSRSTLKRGPSGATDPSQFKSEEGIIWGEEEDGEEEYGEEEEKAALNKSLNSTEVVQYVGSKRSHFLDSVNSTEDSGEFSDDSTCTESSYDVLRDIKDCSRYLSRDHSGSFIQQNYGLRAKRKVRYSDDYLYDVDSIENEKIVDKKEWLPDGPKEEDDDEWCPKKRRKVSRKEPPVIIKYIIINRFKGEKHMLVKLSKVDANETTVTLNEELLSKYKKLAPLKGFWQERQQSRLNLLRSSLYHKQNFYLNGSDASFLPHPRKRKCKLANRHRIQRIKAIEQSVNKLGSCSSDHKQPCSSKEDTGLKGLPALAIATPSCANGLHVHDIAGIAAVKCKPQDREHKGTERKVLRRIKFKSEARLKCKKIKAATSTAEGSPALENQDSAACLKDENIPCASDSSHLPECHEDKVAKNSPFLPSTSSSEKPLPSANITTNVPLIPGGYLQTLLDASDLSSNTGISYFTQHSSEQQQQQHSLPSIVPAEKPFPALQPAQSCVLSPPSESELQQSPGHLEMEQSSFGSMWSVSKATGSNCQDFPGDMQDAAGLPSEFGGSGGSGTAADGLPTSGYTQVNLNSSKLLYQKNYMPESQQVQSDDSYQSCHFNNGEGRFHFQRGTLSTDDGRLISFDSVGSLSVSSSNYSSLSLKSCEKDGEDDINDDFLAHCSPKLVIQQSIDEITPLKESTDLLDISNFTPDKFRQSSLSEMSPPDTPNLSPQIAGSDAKPLGTMKGFQESPQAALNNSEKVKWNCGVLQSEDQADNGFALNNHQFQFHMFNDEDSVSLLEKSPCLSTFNEPSGQISTNSKVSKSKRKSSSSKNVGTNQSSSQKATRKKSPKTNKGADKPQGKNSRQAPKSTRKGKNAAGVNGEKAPAIGGRVVNQLSNMATSTKGLAESTQHCSPAGVKLGKHNGLSGEWALGKEGGTGWSEPSLGNATSLLDDDQREFEEPSNILSNIASGMADVQRFMMASIEPLWGPVGHNSVPDIFRSPESNSLKLKTLKILAGTSQESKKKANGSSPAAAKNHKSNNKGSSKNSKGAACDPARPNCSAGYTTDLPAPFFDKNFSNLSTLGNNGPTHKKLYRHKSSSKSLRDENCKLKRTDREQPHKDPPVTAAFEKLR
- the NEXMIF gene encoding neurite extension and migration factor isoform X1, whose protein sequence is MCVCTCMCMCVCQFASTQSCFCSQAPCPAGTTRGGRSLQNHIPGFPMESLLESSSKLCIANKSTVQLRSSTDPCCTLAVSSNSFVLLARCSGAWSEQKEVKLMDDQQEQDCASEDQETILINGVKENGISATWSSRVNGHLLHRCHSSSESTPSKVLPRIAFAHAYAWLEMFTNSHALDGDERPCTAAEAAVPFSALTTAPKENHVCHRTLPQLTSKKPCLLSPPSPLRLTDVPEHTSDDSSAHAISLTSCVTKGMSSWSLPGDCEKAPFTMMEPGGMSALTGDCLMQPSRTCLGCFIESKDGIDAEPGISLKVGDINRDYDTCSVSDIGIHCMSTGETMRYGDQLLSDQLLSFPMHKSRAADKRDAEKSDSDSEDPTQKNYYEGLLLDKCNGEEPLLTNPNQEWGYFESFISESKIELLDLCSKNELSVNLFSEEDVDNYMFDDDDSTLGSDVCSLKIRYESFQDNVREKTTTLQEDAQFNFFPSVFSNCTKRDSRSTLKRGPSGATDPSQFKSEEGIIWGEEEDGEEEYGEEEEKAALNKSLNSTEVVQYVGSKRSHFLDSVNSTEDSGEFSDDSTCTESSYDVLRDIKDCSRYLSRDHSGSFIQQNYGLRAKRKVRYSDDYLYDVDSIENEKIVDKKEWLPDGPKEEDDDEWCPKKRRKVSRKEPPVIIKYIIINRFKGEKHMLVKLSKVDANETTVTLNEELLSKYKKLAPLKGFWQERQQSRLNLLRSSLYHKQNFYLNGSDASFLPHPRKRKCKLANRHRIQRIKAIEQSVNKLGSCSSDHKQPCSSKEDTGLKGLPALAIATPSCANGLHVHDIAGIAAVKCKPQDREHKGTERKVLRRIKFKSEARLKCKKIKAATSTAEGSPALENQDSAACLKDENIPCASDSSHLPECHEDKVAKNSPFLPSTSSSEKPLPSANITTNVPLIPGGYLQTLLDASDLSSNTGISYFTQHSSEQQQQQHSLPSIVPAEKPFPALQPAQSCVLSPPSESELQQSPGHLEMEQSSFGSMWSVSKATGSNCQDFPGDMQDAAGLPSEFGGSGGSGTAADGLPTSGYTQVNLNSSKLLYQKNYMPESQQVQSDDSYQSCHFNNGEGRFHFQRGTLSTDDGRLISFDSVGSLSVSSSNYSSLSLKSCEKDGEDDINDDFLAHCSPKLVIQQSIDEITPLKESTDLLDISNFTPDKFRQSSLSEMSPPDTPNLSPQIAGSDAKPLGTMKGFQESPQAALNNSEKVKWNCGVLQSEDQADNGFALNNHQFQFHMFNDEDSVSLLEKSPCLSTFNEPSGQISTNSKVSKSKRKSSSSKNVGTNQSSSQKATRKKSPKTNKGADKPQGKNSRQAPKSTRKGKNAAGVNGEKAPAIGGRVVNQLSNMATSTKGLAESTQHCSPAGVKLGKHNGLSGEWALGKEGGTGWSEPSLGNATSLLDDDQREFEEPSNILSNIASGMADVQRFMMASIEPLWGPVGHNSVPDIFRSPESNSLKLKTLKILAGTSQESKKKANGSSPAAAKNHKSNNKGSSKNSKGAACDPARPNCSAGYTTDLPAPFFDKNFSNLSTLGNNGPTHKKLYRHKSSSKSLRDENCKLKRTDREQPHKDPPVTAAFEKLR